In Halobaculum limi, one DNA window encodes the following:
- a CDS encoding sensor histidine kinase → MSEGVQGTQTAHGIGGQTERCESFRHLHAATRRMMSAESASAVAAVAVEAGRDVLGFELNGVRLVRQRPTRLVPVAYDDGVVDVAGDLGEYRHGECVHWDALDAGEPVVYQDLSELDADGDLSGEGSMLVCPLGDHGVLTVGTLDENAIDDEAVAAAQVLATNTEAALDRAERERRLQRERERLDRFAGIVAHEFRNPVTIAAGHLEVAEDKHVGEADPHIDVSKRAVDRMDRLIDSLLEMVTGGEYIDETEQVSVTALAQDVWAVSPSLHGRLHCPDPVTVEADPHRLRTVLENLLGNAVANAASDVTVTVGTLDDRAGFFVADDGPGFDPLAPDRLFEYGATADAEGTGLGLAIVRDVAEAHGWRVRATLADDGGARVEFHTDPNYGE, encoded by the coding sequence ATGTCAGAGGGGGTGCAGGGCACGCAGACCGCTCACGGAATCGGGGGACAAACAGAGCGGTGTGAGTCGTTTCGACACCTCCACGCCGCGACTCGTCGGATGATGAGCGCCGAGTCGGCGAGTGCGGTCGCCGCAGTCGCGGTCGAGGCGGGGAGAGACGTCTTAGGCTTCGAATTGAACGGCGTCCGACTCGTCAGGCAACGGCCGACGCGACTCGTCCCCGTGGCGTACGACGACGGCGTCGTGGACGTTGCCGGCGACCTGGGTGAGTACCGCCACGGAGAGTGCGTCCACTGGGACGCCCTCGACGCCGGCGAACCCGTCGTGTATCAAGACCTGAGTGAACTCGACGCCGACGGCGACCTCTCGGGTGAGGGGAGTATGCTGGTGTGTCCGCTCGGCGACCACGGCGTTCTCACGGTGGGGACGCTCGACGAGAACGCCATCGACGACGAGGCCGTCGCCGCCGCACAGGTGCTCGCAACGAACACCGAGGCGGCGTTGGACCGGGCCGAGCGTGAGCGACGCCTCCAACGAGAGCGTGAGCGTCTCGACCGCTTCGCGGGCATCGTCGCCCACGAGTTCCGCAACCCCGTCACTATCGCAGCGGGCCACCTCGAAGTGGCCGAAGACAAGCACGTGGGCGAGGCCGACCCGCACATCGACGTGAGTAAGCGGGCCGTCGATCGGATGGACCGCCTCATCGACAGCCTCCTCGAGATGGTCACCGGCGGCGAGTACATCGACGAGACCGAACAGGTGTCGGTCACGGCGCTTGCACAGGACGTGTGGGCGGTGTCGCCGTCGCTGCACGGACGGCTTCACTGCCCCGACCCCGTCACGGTCGAGGCAGACCCCCACCGACTTCGGACGGTCCTCGAAAATCTCCTCGGGAACGCTGTCGCCAACGCGGCGTCGGACGTGACTGTCACCGTCGGGACGCTCGACGACCGCGCGGGCTTTTTTGTCGCCGACGACGGCCCCGGGTTCGACCCACTCGCTCCCGACCGACTGTTCGAGTACGGTGCGACGGCCGACGCCGAGGGGACGGGTCTGGGCCTCGCCATCGTCCGCGACGTCGCGGAGGCACACGGCTGGCGCGTTCGGGCGACGCTCGCGGACGACGGCGGCGCACGCGTGGAGTTCCACACCGACCCGAACTACGGCGAGTAG
- a CDS encoding luciferase family protein, which translates to MAIVAQIEQEIVSQVGEWDGVEVVEKQRGATEFRLGEEDFGHIDDDGSLDLPLSTALRSALVDAGRTEPHPVYKRTGWTTYWIDGEDDVDEAVELLRLAYVYYAFKAAKRTGDDSRVADIDIDVELASVGADEAVRDAMMKVVD; encoded by the coding sequence ATGGCTATCGTAGCACAAATCGAACAGGAGATCGTATCGCAAGTGGGCGAGTGGGACGGCGTCGAAGTCGTCGAGAAACAGCGCGGGGCGACGGAGTTCCGCCTCGGTGAGGAGGACTTCGGCCACATCGACGACGACGGGTCACTCGACCTGCCGCTGTCGACAGCGCTTCGGTCGGCGTTGGTCGACGCCGGGCGGACGGAACCGCACCCAGTGTACAAGCGGACCGGATGGACGACCTACTGGATCGACGGCGAGGACGACGTCGACGAGGCGGTGGAACTCCTCCGGTTGGCGTACGTCTACTACGCGTTCAAGGCCGCCAAGCGCACCGGCGACGACAGCCGGGTGGCAGACATCGACATCGACGTCGAACTCGCGTCGGTTGGGGCCGACGAGGCGGTTCGCGACGCGATGATGAAGGTCGT
- a CDS encoding zinc-dependent alcohol dehydrogenase: MARTVYFTAPYEVAVRETSVSDPDPDELVVEASVSAISPGTELLLYRGEVSPETAADETLESLGGSFSYPFPYGYATVGTVTGIGDDVDPEWRGETVLAFHPHASEFTVGVDAVCRVPDGISPEQAVFLPNVETAVTLVHDGEPALGERAVVVGQGVIGLLTTAILSTFPLEELVTVEIHDSRRELSTALGADRSVSPSTTDLADLFDPSTDSFTGAARDTAAEPGRADLTYELSGNPAALDDAIAATGYDGRVVVGSWYGTKPVTLSLDDRFHRSRIDLRASQVSTLAPERRGRWSVSRRLQTAWRRLRDIETERLVTHRLPVSEAPEAYDILDDDPASAVQVLLTY; encoded by the coding sequence GTGGCACGAACGGTGTACTTCACCGCACCCTACGAGGTAGCCGTTCGCGAGACGAGCGTCTCCGACCCCGATCCGGACGAACTCGTCGTTGAGGCGTCCGTCTCGGCCATCAGCCCCGGCACCGAACTCCTGTTGTACCGCGGCGAAGTGAGCCCCGAGACGGCTGCCGACGAGACGCTCGAATCGCTCGGCGGGTCGTTCTCGTACCCGTTTCCGTACGGCTACGCGACCGTCGGCACCGTCACCGGTATCGGCGACGACGTCGACCCGGAGTGGCGCGGCGAGACCGTCCTCGCCTTTCACCCGCACGCCAGCGAGTTCACCGTCGGCGTCGACGCAGTCTGTCGAGTTCCCGACGGTATCTCGCCCGAGCAAGCGGTGTTTCTCCCGAACGTCGAGACGGCGGTGACGCTCGTCCACGACGGCGAACCGGCGCTCGGTGAGCGTGCGGTCGTCGTCGGCCAGGGCGTCATCGGCCTGTTGACGACCGCGATACTGTCGACGTTCCCGCTGGAGGAACTGGTGACCGTCGAGATTCACGACTCGCGACGCGAGTTGTCGACCGCACTGGGTGCCGACCGGTCGGTGTCGCCGTCGACGACGGACCTCGCCGACCTGTTCGACCCGTCCACCGACTCGTTCACCGGTGCGGCGCGTGACACGGCGGCGGAGCCCGGCCGCGCCGACCTCACGTACGAACTGTCGGGGAACCCGGCGGCGCTCGACGACGCTATCGCGGCCACCGGCTACGACGGTCGCGTGGTCGTCGGGTCGTGGTACGGGACGAAACCGGTGACGCTCAGCCTCGACGACCGCTTCCACCGGAGTCGAATCGACCTGCGTGCGAGTCAGGTGAGCACGCTCGCACCCGAACGCCGCGGTCGCTGGAGCGTGAGTCGACGACTCCAGACCGCGTGGCGACGCCTTCGCGATATCGAGACGGAGCGTCTCGTCACCCATCGCCTGCCAGTGTCGGAGGCGCCGGAGGCGTACGACATCCTCGACGACGACCCCGCGTCGGCGGTGCAGGTGCTGTTGACGTACTGA
- a CDS encoding DUF4129 domain-containing protein, whose product MDRRTLATAALALLAVLALGVAAATLDSATTTTPSGGFGAGTVPDDAGVGQDDDGMLDLGGDEPSGEARLSLRVCVEFLTRPLVQAVLLLGVAGFLLAMYRTTESWLISGMFVASALFPLGVLYLVLISCGSDPSQLALGIGDSMSENATFLPGGGGSSGSNAAGEAVSTPTLLVGLLLVVAIIGSVLLLFVSTGDDDEMLADDPPEPPQAEVRHEVGVRAGQAADRLESDADLDNEVYRAWREMTAALPVENPHSTTPAEFAAAAVDAGMDREDVTALTDVFEAVRYGGEPATSEREREAINALRRIEAAYAGDGLGDDDTDESGRDRGPRWGDTR is encoded by the coding sequence GTGGATAGACGAACGCTGGCCACTGCGGCGCTTGCCCTCCTCGCGGTGCTCGCCTTGGGCGTCGCTGCCGCCACCTTGGACTCGGCGACGACGACGACTCCGAGCGGCGGCTTCGGCGCGGGCACGGTGCCCGACGACGCCGGCGTCGGCCAGGACGACGACGGGATGCTCGACCTCGGCGGCGACGAGCCGTCTGGTGAAGCTCGCCTGTCGCTGCGCGTGTGCGTCGAGTTCCTCACCAGACCGCTCGTGCAGGCCGTGTTGCTCCTCGGCGTCGCCGGCTTCCTCCTCGCGATGTACCGCACGACTGAGTCGTGGCTCATCAGCGGGATGTTCGTCGCCTCGGCGCTGTTCCCGCTGGGCGTGTTGTACTTGGTCCTCATCTCGTGTGGCTCCGACCCGTCACAACTGGCACTCGGCATCGGCGACTCGATGTCGGAAAACGCGACATTCCTACCCGGTGGCGGCGGGTCATCGGGGTCGAACGCGGCCGGTGAGGCTGTTTCGACGCCGACGCTGTTGGTTGGCCTGTTGCTTGTCGTCGCGATTATCGGGAGCGTCCTCCTGTTGTTCGTCTCGACGGGCGACGACGACGAGATGCTCGCCGACGACCCGCCGGAGCCACCACAAGCGGAAGTCCGCCACGAGGTCGGCGTCCGGGCGGGCCAGGCGGCCGACCGACTGGAGTCAGACGCCGACCTCGACAACGAGGTGTACCGCGCGTGGCGCGAGATGACCGCCGCCCTCCCGGTAGAGAACCCTCACTCGACGACGCCTGCCGAGTTCGCTGCTGCCGCCGTCGACGCCGGGATGGACCGCGAGGACGTGACGGCCCTGACGGACGTGTTCGAGGCGGTTCGCTACGGCGGCGAACCCGCGACTTCCGAGCGTGAACGCGAGGCCATCAACGCACTCCGCCGGATCGAGGCGGCGTACGCGGGTGACGGCCTCGGCGACGACGACACAGACGAGTCGGGCCGCGACCGAGGGCCGCGCTGGGGTGACACCCGATGA
- a CDS encoding universal stress protein — MYERILVPTDGSAAVEGAVEQALDLAKTFNATLHALAVVEPVYTVNEGFGSMYDTLESDAKESVEAIAERGESAGVTVETAVRSGMIHREILEYAEDADIDLIVMGTHGRTGLERYLLGSVTARVVRLADVPVLTVGAPKSE, encoded by the coding sequence ATGTACGAGCGGATTCTCGTCCCGACCGACGGGAGCGCAGCAGTCGAGGGGGCGGTCGAACAGGCGCTCGACCTCGCGAAGACGTTCAACGCGACGCTGCACGCGCTTGCGGTCGTCGAACCCGTGTACACGGTCAACGAAGGATTCGGGTCGATGTACGACACCCTGGAGTCGGACGCGAAGGAGTCAGTCGAGGCTATCGCCGAACGGGGAGAAAGTGCCGGCGTTACGGTCGAGACTGCGGTTCGGTCGGGGATGATTCACCGGGAGATACTCGAGTACGCCGAGGACGCCGACATCGACCTCATCGTGATGGGCACCCACGGACGGACGGGACTGGAGCGATACCTGCTCGGGAGCGTCACCGCACGGGTGGTGCGCCTCGCGGACGTGCCGGTCCTCACCGTCGGCGCTCCCAAGTCCGAGTGA
- a CDS encoding DUF7269 family protein translates to MRATAIVGAVAVVFGFVVVVQRGIAGLFDLTYVFVTGAGVLALVQGIRYANDARSTDARASETGDPEDRYEVPVPGDEDDELVSAKGLSRSSIKRRREFHRHLHRVAAETLRSRGDYTADEVEAAVDGGTWTDDPVAGWFLGTDVPPPPAARVRSLIGSDVEFRFGVRRSVDALAAARDQDRPGRDDDTSDRYGTGRRTTARHAVEAARAAGRQRIDAVRDTLEEVRR, encoded by the coding sequence ATGAGGGCGACCGCCATCGTCGGCGCGGTCGCCGTCGTGTTCGGGTTCGTCGTCGTCGTCCAACGAGGCATCGCGGGCCTGTTCGACCTGACGTACGTGTTCGTCACCGGTGCGGGCGTCCTCGCGCTGGTTCAGGGGATTCGCTACGCCAACGACGCGCGGTCGACCGACGCTCGTGCAAGCGAGACGGGCGACCCCGAGGACCGCTACGAGGTGCCCGTCCCCGGCGACGAGGACGACGAACTCGTCTCCGCGAAGGGACTCTCCCGATCCAGCATCAAGCGCCGCCGAGAGTTTCACCGCCACCTCCACCGGGTCGCCGCCGAGACGCTTCGCTCGCGCGGCGACTACACTGCCGACGAAGTCGAGGCCGCCGTCGACGGCGGGACGTGGACTGACGACCCAGTCGCAGGGTGGTTCCTCGGAACCGACGTGCCCCCGCCGCCCGCGGCACGCGTGCGGAGTCTTATCGGCTCCGACGTGGAGTTTCGATTCGGCGTCCGTCGGTCGGTCGACGCACTGGCGGCCGCTCGCGACCAGGACCGCCCCGGACGCGACGACGACACCTCCGACCGATACGGAACGGGCCGCCGCACGACCGCTCGCCACGCCGTCGAGGCGGCACGTGCGGCGGGGAGACAGCGAATTGACGCCGTCCGTGACACGCTCGAGGAGGTGCGCCGATGA